ttttaccttCTAGGTGGCTCcacagtgccgagtgaatgcggtggttttgtcttcccgggAATGGGCCTAACATAAGATTCCCGTGGGttcaggggcatttggcgggggtttcacAAGCAGATCCTTCCCACAGGGAGAGGACTTTagccgggcttggctggaccgaaactcaaagtccccactattccccggaccgggggggggggcttggttacaattgactggtgcattattaaaccggtttagaaaattaaattgataaaaatgagaCATAACACATTGGTTTTGGATAGCATTAGCTATTAAAAATAACGAGTACttggaaattaaaaaacaatttttctcACGTATTTTCGGAGTTGGACGGCaaacatttccattcttcaaacagtttttacatCGACTGATcttgacgttcatttcaatatgtgagcacagctggggtcgatcaagcctagtttttataagaatctgggcttgaatgaccctaaccATTTCGCTGTAATAATTTGCACTTTTCCAGCACCTGGACCACCGATATccagggtaatcaaatatttttagatcGATGACCCTCCTAGCCGTCCGCCATCATAAAGCGATTTAAAcgcaaagaaaaactaaatgaaactACTGTTAAAACTCGGtatcggttacttcccttagctCTAAGTTACTGCGCTATATAAAGTTGGAAATTTACTGGATTCAAGCAAACTTTTCATGTTCATACCCACTGTCTCCTAAAAGGACACCATCTGAAAACGCCACATGTTCAATGGTCATTTTGGCTGCCAATCCCGACGTTCTGAAGACGTGCGCGTCGTGGCACGACCCAGGCCAGCTTGCATTTACACTTGTAAATTTTCCTGTAAAATGATTAAACCATTAAACTGTGCAATAATAATCAGAGTTGAATCCACAAATGGCAGTAGTTCACTTGGGtaatggttcacttcgtcctgcaCCCTCCAAACTCTTCACAAGCGAGCagtgtttttatccttttaccagttaaccaatcactttttatcatgttacctaaattgtgttctcttttataccctagttctcacttttctgatgtgatttgcctcatcagtgttttattttttcactaacAAGCCGGCGCCCACCgttcatgtcagtaacactcggaagaggagttgacattaaacagagatagatAGACAATCTGTATGCAGAGACTctgtatacaaaatatttttgagtACGGTACCATATGTTACCTATGTCTACgagttatttatttaacaaaaaatgataaatagtaTAGTACGTCGACTACATGTAAAATCActatttgataacatttttggtcagcattttatgacatttttggTCAGCATTTTCCCTCTATATGTATACTGTCAGCGCTCCAGTCAGCCTTTTAGTATCGCCCTTTAACCGGACGTGTTTTGGCCGAattgacaatataattattatgttaagcgTTCGAAAGAAAAGATggaaatactgaaaacaaaagtggAAAACGTTTAATACCTTTGATGTCACATACAGCCTGCATGTTGATGCTATGGAAGCCTTTCCTATTCACGAAGGCTGGTTCGTCTTCAGATGGCGCCTGGATTCGGATATGTGTTCCGTCTACACATCCAACAACATTAGGGAAACCAGCTTTCTTAAAAAATTCTGTCATATTCCATGCTCGAGCATTGGCATCAGGCCACATCACAAACTGATGTATGTGGCCACAAATTGCTTCTGTTACTTGGGCTACAACACGTGACACAGTGCACTTGTGGTAGCCCATGCTATCACcaatgatgttaaaaaatgcTCCTGTGGCGAAGAAGCGCAACGTAATCAGAATCATCTGTCTAACAGTAAGTGCTCTGTTTCTTCTTGTCATTCTTTCCAGCGATTCCTTCAGCAAATCCTCTAGATAATCTATTCCACCATTCGTATATCTGTATCTGGCATACATCTCATTGTCTAGCATATCCTGTACATGTGCAGTGTGCCTAAATTCTTTCACTTTTCTATGATTTACAAATAGagccgccatcttggaaaccttccgttaatgttttaatgtaggTCTATTCCTCCGTTACATTTAACGGCTGGTTCAACCATTAAACCCGCCGTTAAATTCTAACTATATTTTGAGCAACCTCATGCCAATAATAGTTAAAATTAAACGGACCGTTAAAACTTAAACGAGCAGTTAAATTTAACTGAGGTTTTGAGCAACCGGCCCCTAATAAGCTCTACATTTTCAATCGGATaggaattattgctaaagttattcgtaaaaataaaatcattttcctttaacagttaaaacgtgtatgttcataaaactttcgtaacgtatgatatataataaaagcaCTGAAAATctttagaagcgattgaaaggggcatgcattgtcaggggcgtagccagcgttacgcacttacGCATGCGCctaacattaatttgaaaaatgaaaggtCGAGTGCtaagctaaaaattgatatcagaataaaaggaAGAGCAGCCAAAGAAAACGTTGCTTCCCTGTGATAGATAGCcgaaatcaatcacttggtaactacaaagTCGGCGGCCTCGAACCTATTAATCCCTTCAAATACACCCCAGAGCTCAACATGACATGTTCGTTccattttccattgttttccaCTGGgtagaccccccccccccgaacccCATACcggctacagggatattcccCATCCCACACCCTCCCACTTTAGTGCGTAACATTCGGTAAAGTCTGGCTACGCCTCTGATTGtatctttaaatacatggggatacgtcgacttAAGTGATAAGCTGCGCAtcttgaatggaattattggtgaagttgtttgtaaaaaaatgattttccttaaacaaaacgtgtatgttaattaaaggaaatgatatatgatgtattgtattttccaatcgtatgatatctaataaaAACAACGAAAAATCTTTAGCATGCATTGtcacattaaatacatggggagGGGGGTTTACGACGATTGAAgagacatttacataaacaaaatgacacaagacgccataaaataGGTAAAGATGTTGTTGTTTCCTCGCCCAGTTTGGGCAAAAGCGCTCTTGGCcctcggcacatttttcacttttatcaatatgcccttcacccattcccatagttcaaataaaatgtgcagctctcacatatttgcccgcaaaTAGTCTGtcagcgcctcgcgctttgattgATGTAGGTGGCCAAACATACAATAAGTTTTATACCATTGGGTTTGAATGTATATGGGAACGACAAAATGTTGGTATTcaaaaactgtttgcatatCAATATGTTCAACGAATCAAACCAAATATCACTGCACCAAACGAATGGTCGCTGATCAAACACTCAACACTAAATTCACCCAATAGACAGTTAATGTACAAAACATACACTGCAACAAACTAAACAAACACTGAAGAAATCAAACAGACACTAAATAGACAAAAATAGATACTGAACAAACGAACAGCATGCAAACACTAAACAAACTGAACACACGctgataaaatatacataacactaaacaaagaaacatgAGCTGAATGGCCGAACCAACACTGAATACATCAAATAGACATTGTTTAAACCACACACATACTAAACAATTCATGTAGACATTTAACAAACGAACATACACTGCAAATTCAAACTgatattgaacaaacaaattatacacTAAAACAAATCTAGCACACACTGAACAAACCAAACGGACACGGAATGCACCACATTAAAAACagacaataaatatcaataaataaagcaaacaGACGCTTAACATCAAAAGGACAATGAACCATACATACAGTTAGTGTTCAAACTGACACTGAACACgacaaacaatgaacaaattaaacatatacgCAACACACTAAATACTgaacaaatgaaacatgatgCACCTAACACACCAATAGGACACTTAACCATATAGTAACTCAacaaacatacactgaacaaaacaaatacttactTAACATACAAAGCTGATACTGAACAAATAAACAGGCAATAAACAACCATATATACACTCATGAAACAAAGTATTTGCTCAACACACCGGACAGAtacttaaaatatcaaacaactATTGAACAAGATAAATGTAatgaacatacaaaacaaacacttaacaaaCCACATGGCCACTGAACACAACAATCAAAAACTGAACGAAACAAACTTACTCTTAACAAAATGAGTCAAACTGTACTAACCAGGCAGACAATGAATACGTAGGAATTCTACGGGGATTAAAGCAGTGTTTAAGAGCAGCTAAGCTTCACAGGCTTACAAAATGCCTTAGTTTCTTAGGTTCGTTACAATGTTACAAGCAAAGCCAACTATCAGTTTTCTTTTGGaacaatttttaaagaattATGTGATCGTCAAATTCAATGACTTAGTTTACATTTGGACCTTATACtaacaaagtaataaaatacacctGTAAGGATGTCTGTATGTATTGATCAACTGTTAGTACCAAGTACTATTAATTAACTACTACGTACTTGACGGCGGTGTTTTAACAATTGACGACAATACATGCCAAACCTCACCCAATATCGACAAATGTCGGCCAATACGAGTTTCTGCCGTTTTTATTGGCTACTTAACTCGCCAAATACGGGATTAGAGGAATGGACCATTTTCAACTCGCCCTAATATTTTGAGGTGAATGAGATAAATGTGAAGCAAAATGTTGTATTACCCAGTTTGTAGGTCATATAATGTAACTTATTACCGTTGGTATATTCTTATATTCAACAGTGTATTTATTATTCTTAATTGTTAACCTGTAATCTTAAACCAATACGGTGTAAcgtataatatacatttttaccttCACCCCAAAACGAACCCTACAGTATAACAATTTAGAATAACAACAGGAAACGTCGTCCATAACACTTGCAAACATCAGTGGTCAAGAACAATGTAAACGAAACAACCGCCGTATAAGTGTTAAACTTTTGAAAGATATAGTTTTTcatctgataaatataattaaaaaggtATGTTGAGATATAAATCATAATGGAGTTGCCATCTGTAACCAtttctttacaatttaatacaaatacaaattcaaattgCCGCAACCTTTGTTTAAGCGAGACATTCATATCGAAGAGTTTTAAAACCTACAATTTAACAAACTATAACAACAATACGACCCTTTAACAAACTCATATACTaagtaaaaatacataaaaatcaGTCCAATTGGATTAaggttaaagggactagactcCATATGAAACCATTGCAAGGAATAAAGAGAATTGTCAaacacttacataaaattgaaatcgTTGTACATTTGAGCCACACAACACCGCTCTGTCGGGATCGGGATGGTGGTAAGCTACATTGGGGCGTTGCTGATATGTTCATAATATTCGTCCGCATCTTATACAATACCGCGGTGGAAGCATGGGCAGGGCGAAGATCAactgttatttaaatgttttttattggcGGTATTTCGACTGACAGCGACGAGACGGGTAGTCAGTACAAGTTGACAAGAGCGGTAATAGCGACGATTACAAGGGTAACAATACTGTAAAAACAACGGCGATGGGACATAATCAAAACTGACGAATTGAACAAATGACGCCGACTGGTGATGTTGACGTCGACGGCAGAAATGACGTAGGGAGCAGAAATTTCGGCCACCAAACTGTAAACAGAAGTGTGCATATATCAGGTAAAATTACATGTAATGACAACAGTGAATGTAGAAATAAAATCTGCTTTAATAACCACATTCGAAAATAAAGTACATACATTCAACTTTCGCTCTTATATTAAAACCTTATATCcttttgacaaatgaaatgtttaggCTTATCGATATTAAAATATCAtggtcaaatatattttaaacagttgtaATTGTAATTGTCAATGTTCCACCCAATGCAGTTGTGATGCAATAATTCAACCATACATTGCAAGTTGCAAGGGAGATAATGATACAAGTAAAATATCAGCTACAAATGAGTTAACTCTCATGGTTAAAACGACCAAGCAGCATAGGTTGCTTTGGTCCAATTGATAGACGGTTATATACATTTGACAACATTCCTCCTTGTATGACGGATTTGAAGTTTGCGATTGCTTCTAATAAATCAATGATGTATAGTTGCATGCATGTTCAATGCAGCAGTGGCTCAACTTGATTTTATCTGAAAGCCCTGTTAttggtttaaattaaataagctAATGAAAGGTTATATGAACCCTTTCTattatttaactaaaatatGGCACCAAAGAGACAGGTATATCGATACGCGGTTGGGTTTTAAATTTCGTCTTGACTGTAAAGCGGGATTATTAAATTGGCTTACCAATTAGCAGGATACTTCTCTCTGTGCCAGAATGAAATTAAGTAGAGCAGATAACATACCCTCGCCGCCATGCATtacatctttatttaaaatatgttctattCCTGGGCTTTTTACCcactttaattttattattgatcGCGCACTGTTCCTGCTCAATGTAGTAGTCAAGtcatagatatttttttattttgatcatagttatttaaatatctgtCTTGCTCTTCCACTTTAATTGAGACACTTTCGGCATACACGCTTTCATAAAATAGCGTTGACAAAGTTGATGAGATTTTCATCCGAATGTGATATCCTTTTGCAAATGTCTGGCGTTTCCTTATTTTGCTTCTCAGCAGCTTCCAGAACAAATTTTAACCAAGCTCAGCCGCAGGATGTAAGCCATcacatacttttgttttataatatcttCGCATTGTCCCTGTGTTCGTCAACAGTCACGCTTGGCGGCTTTGTTTGATGTATGCTGCTTAGTTCATGGGCGCTCTTCATCAATCCACGGTCATTGCCTGAAATGAGCCTTGCTGTTGGTGTCGCTTACGTCACGGGGCCAGTAGGGTTGCGcctcataattgaatttgaTATGCGGTAAGTGACATGCTGAATTTTGAGGATTTTAGTTATTGCTGAAAACGTCAGGGGATCCATTGTTGCTCTAGGCGTTGCTGAGGCTCCCGTTTACAGCTTCCGTATAACAGTGGCTATGTTCTGATACATTAAATTTCTGTATTTGGATGGATTTGGCCGACAAATTACATTTCCGCAATATAAGACCGGGAGTAATTAGATGTTTAATCATCAAATGCGGTACATGAAAGTAAACCTCTGTCCAAATCCAAATAGTAGCTGCAAAAACTTTCAATCATTGTGTCATTGTTAATAATCACTAAAGCGTATCGTTTACCATACCAGTATGTAGGATCAATGAATTGCCACTCGCATCATAAATGATATACTACGCTGTAACGATCTTCCtggtttgaataaaacattgtgGACATATGAATTATACAAAGTTTGTTAAGTTTAAAGCTGAATAATGGAGATAAAGGCTCAAAACGTTCTTTTGAAAATAGTATTGTTCGTGTCCTTCGGATTTTATCTGTGCGGTGGTAAGCTtaatattatattgtacatcattttaaaattgatgcAATTTGTCCATCGGTTTTGTatttaaggtagcacacccctaatgggcaccatttcaaactatgaccagcttgataatttcttaatgtgtatcatttcctggattcaaaaacaaaatttaaaagaaatttaccgtcaaataacaattttatttaaatttgaattacaatACCTCCTTTTCAGAATTGTCGATAAAAGCGACATCACCCGAGAGACAAAGAAcaatcctttatttcatttatttttcaacattttggtaataatttgatatcagaataacaagaaatatatttgctttcagaaataatacattattgatcacatcaccTAAAGAAATAGCTATAtcgtttttcaattttaacatactgttttgaccgTGTATAATTGGAACATcgatgtttaaaagcaaaaataacaagtttTAGAAATACTCATGGCctgttctttaatatttttctttaatctttTGGAAACATTATGcccaaaaatcaaaatgttttaccgtctcattttaaaaaatataaaatttgtaaTTCCCAACCACCTATTTCCGCCGTGCGTGCAAATTATACAATCTTCACAGGAGcttatatttatgtgtaaaaatgtatttaattactttttaatggaaatacaatattaacttttgcaaaaaaatgttagctactgaaaacaaagaagacgaaaataaaatatatctgtgCTTCTGGCTGGGTTTCAACCACTAccttgaaaccctcaaaagatttgtagtcctgcgcataacaacataggctaaaacATTagaattgaagagtttcaagcggaggttttcattaggggtgtgctaccttaagaGATATGTATACACTTTAatagtattttgaaatttcacTTTAAGTAATCTTTAAATCAACTTATATATCACAGACAATCATCTCTTCGACTTAGTTCGATATAGTGTAAACAGTAATTTACTTATCAATCGCTCTGCAGCCAAATAAAGATGCCCATGATATACTTCTAAGTGTAATGATATGTTGTCGCATTAGCTTATGCGGTAGTGGCTCCTTATTTGTTACGTTTAATCCATAATAAGAAGTATTTCGACGATATATTCGCATGGTCCTATGATTCCTTTGCAAGTGGTTCGTTTAAGTCATAGTTCATGATAGCTCTTCTACGAATTTCGACTGGTTCGTACGTTATAACAGGGTGTATTTCATTAGGTTTTTTATATCATACACTGAGCAGGATTGAATAATCCATCACAGTAATAAACCATTAAATATTGCTTTATCAAAacgaaaatgcttgttttaaatAGAGCATTTTATACATTCTAAACAAGTATTTGTTCACGTTACCATCTATGATTTTTCGAAGATGCCGTTAATAGTTAAACTACTTTTGTTTCCTGTAGAAGTATTGTAGGGTGATACACGAACATACCACATCTGATTTAACAGACGAAACTCATATACCCAAAAGCACATTCACTTCCTTCTTACACCACAAGAAAGCATAAACTGTACTTTTTATAATGGCTTTTCTTCAAAAGAACTAATAAATAAGTGTATACCATTGGAAAACCCTTTTTGTTTGCGcgactaatattttttttaaataatgcaaaatgtgttttaccAGAATGAAAAGCACTTTAGCTTGAACTCGAGCTGTACCTCTTCTTTGGTTACCACGTTATTATAACTCGCTCCTTTCCATGTATTCTGTTACATACATACTGAAGTTAATTCGCTCTCCGGGAACTAATTGACCGATTAATGATCATTaagaagcattttttttctatccGACAGACCGCAATAAGTATTTTAGAATTCTTTCAAAATTCAAAGTCGCCTTATATTGTTATTCTTTGTAACAAGGCTACATAATAATTAAGCATCTCTAATTTAAAATGATTCGTGCTGATTCTGTACATGTGTTATCGCTTAATGTTCAAGAATTACGAGGAAAAAACGTGTACGTTTAATTGAATGGTTAAAGGCCCAGAGAACAGACATTGCATTCTTACAAGAAACGCATTTTACAGATGCTAttgaacaaattattaaacatgattttatcaattgGACACTAATTAATTGTTAAGGTTGCTCAGTactaattaaaaatgaataacaaactgATATTTTAGACAAAACTTTTGACATGCAAGGCAACTGACAtatgaatgaatacaaaagtaaatataaaaatattagaaTCATGCAAAAAAATACCTCTTAATGATATGACGAATAAAGACA
This genomic stretch from Mya arenaria isolate MELC-2E11 chromosome 10, ASM2691426v1 harbors:
- the LOC128204289 gene encoding putative nuclease HARBI1 gives rise to the protein MAALFVNHRKVKEFRHTAHVQDMLDNEMYARYRYTNGGIDYLEDLLKESLERMTRRNRALTVRQMILITLRFFATGAFFNIIGDSMGYHKCTVSRVVAQVTEAICGHIHQFVMWPDANARAWNMTEFFKKAGFPNVVGCVDGTHIRIQAPSEDEPAFVNRKGFHSINMQAVCDIKGKFTSVNASWPGSCHDAHVFRTSGLAAKMTIEHVAFSDGVLLGDSGYEHEKFA